In one Cupriavidus taiwanensis genomic region, the following are encoded:
- a CDS encoding ornithine cyclodeaminase family protein gives MADILLTYLNGRDIARLKMTDAEIIAAVEQALVAQGNGQTVIEPRVHLMPDPAFNGHFNVLRGYVAPLGLAGVKVVGDFVDNYKLGLPSEMAMLNLFDPRTGMPVAVIDATFITDARTGALTAIGAKHLARRDSKVLGHIGARGTSYWNVRLLDSLYDFDEIRVHSRRPESRNAFAARLERDLGKKIVVTEDWESCVRGADIVVEASRLERPAPMLKTEWIKPGAFVVPYGTMSAVELSLTDIMTRMVVDDWGQCKGGMFGSLRAHVEAGKLSEQTLYGELGEIAAGRKPGRQSDDETNLFWHRGLSLSDIALGHALLEKAAECGLGQKLVYA, from the coding sequence ATGGCTGACATTCTTCTCACCTACCTCAACGGCCGGGATATTGCGCGGCTGAAAATGACCGATGCCGAAATCATCGCTGCGGTGGAGCAGGCACTGGTTGCGCAGGGCAACGGCCAGACCGTGATCGAGCCGCGCGTGCACCTGATGCCGGACCCCGCCTTCAACGGGCACTTCAACGTGCTGCGCGGCTATGTGGCGCCATTGGGGCTGGCCGGCGTCAAGGTCGTCGGCGATTTCGTCGACAACTACAAGCTCGGCCTGCCGTCGGAAATGGCCATGCTGAACCTGTTCGACCCGCGCACCGGCATGCCCGTCGCGGTGATCGACGCCACCTTCATCACCGACGCTCGCACCGGCGCACTGACCGCGATCGGCGCGAAGCACCTGGCCCGCCGCGACAGCAAGGTGCTTGGCCATATCGGGGCGCGCGGCACTTCGTACTGGAATGTGCGCCTGCTCGACAGCCTCTATGACTTCGACGAGATCCGCGTGCACTCGCGCCGCCCGGAAAGCCGCAATGCCTTTGCCGCGCGGCTGGAGCGCGACCTCGGCAAGAAAATCGTGGTGACCGAGGACTGGGAATCGTGCGTGCGCGGTGCCGACATCGTGGTCGAGGCATCGCGGCTGGAGCGCCCGGCGCCGATGCTCAAGACCGAGTGGATCAAGCCCGGCGCCTTCGTCGTGCCCTACGGCACCATGAGCGCGGTCGAGCTGTCGCTGACCGACATCATGACGCGGATGGTGGTGGACGACTGGGGGCAATGCAAGGGCGGCATGTTCGGCTCGCTGCGCGCGCATGTCGAAGCGGGCAAGCTGTCGGAACAGACGCTCTACGGCGAACTGGGCGAGATCGCCGCCGGCCGCAAGCCGGGTCGCCAGAGCGACGACGAGACCAACCTGTTCTGGCACCGAGGCCTGTCGCTGAGCGACATCGCCCTGGGACACGCCCTGCTGGAGAAGGCCGCCGAGTGCGGCCTGGG
- a CDS encoding LysR substrate-binding domain-containing protein, giving the protein MKMNLRQIEVFRAVMLTGSISGASKLLYVSQPAISRLMSHTEQRLGLELFRRTKGRLYPTPEARRLLGEVNAVYEGIERVNEIAEDLAANRTGSLRITCSPNLGQTVLPRAIASFRAAHPAVRVVVRTQIPGNMLRALLSGQVDLAVSNMPLVHPNLEARLLVKNEIVALVPVGHRLATRKWVRPADLIGEDLIGYGPEVPFALLVHEMFGNDGDQPDMRVQVEQAHVARALAQAGAGIALVDAMTVFGANWPNIVAVPIRTKVNASVQIFHVQTEPLSRLSLEFVETLTGMMKR; this is encoded by the coding sequence ATGAAAATGAACCTGCGCCAGATCGAGGTGTTCCGCGCGGTGATGCTGACCGGCTCGATCAGCGGCGCGTCGAAGCTGCTCTATGTGTCGCAACCGGCCATCAGCCGGCTGATGTCGCACACCGAACAGCGGCTCGGCCTCGAGCTGTTCCGGCGCACCAAGGGGCGGCTCTACCCCACCCCGGAAGCGCGGCGGCTGCTGGGCGAAGTCAATGCGGTCTATGAGGGGATCGAGCGCGTCAACGAGATCGCCGAGGACCTCGCCGCCAATCGCACCGGCAGCCTGCGCATCACCTGCAGTCCCAACCTGGGTCAGACCGTGCTGCCGCGCGCGATCGCCAGCTTCCGCGCCGCGCATCCGGCGGTGCGGGTGGTGGTGCGCACGCAGATTCCGGGCAACATGCTGCGCGCGCTGCTATCGGGACAGGTGGATCTGGCGGTATCGAACATGCCGCTGGTGCATCCCAACCTCGAGGCGCGCCTGCTGGTGAAGAACGAGATCGTGGCGCTGGTGCCGGTGGGACACCGGCTCGCCACGCGCAAATGGGTGCGCCCCGCTGACCTGATCGGCGAAGACCTGATCGGCTATGGCCCGGAAGTGCCGTTCGCGCTGCTGGTGCACGAGATGTTCGGCAACGATGGCGACCAGCCCGACATGCGGGTGCAGGTGGAGCAGGCCCATGTGGCGCGCGCTCTGGCGCAGGCCGGCGCAGGTATCGCGCTGGTCGATGCCATGACGGTATTTGGTGCGAACTGGCCCAATATCGTCGCCGTGCCGATCCGCACCAAGGTCAATGCCTCGGTGCAGATCTTCCATGTGCAGACCGAGCCGCTGTCGCGGCTGTCGCTGGAATTCGTGGAGACGCTGACCGGGATGATGAAGCGTTGA
- a CDS encoding (Fe-S)-binding protein, with the protein MRVGLFHTCLVDLMGPEIGFSVLKLLEAAGYEVMVPEAQTCCGQPAYNSGERAVSRDLAEKFLREFEMFEYIVVPSGSCGGMIRHHYADLLRDDPELNGRYERLRERVFELTDFLANVARIESLPSTFSGHVTYHDSCSGLRELGVKQQPRALLSRLPGVQLTEMKDCEACCGFGGTFSVKYGNISTAIVDEKCANIQATGADAVVLGDLGCMLNIEGRLRRTGDSRTRVLHIAQVLAGDA; encoded by the coding sequence TCGGTGCTCAAGCTGCTCGAAGCCGCCGGCTACGAGGTCATGGTGCCCGAGGCGCAGACCTGCTGCGGCCAGCCGGCCTACAACTCGGGGGAGCGCGCGGTGTCGCGCGACCTGGCCGAGAAATTCCTGCGCGAGTTCGAGATGTTCGAGTACATCGTGGTGCCGTCGGGCAGTTGCGGCGGCATGATCCGGCACCACTACGCCGATTTGCTGCGTGACGATCCGGAGCTGAACGGCCGCTACGAGCGCCTGCGCGAACGCGTGTTCGAGCTGACCGACTTCCTCGCCAACGTCGCGCGGATCGAGAGCCTGCCGTCGACTTTCTCGGGCCATGTGACCTACCACGATTCCTGTTCGGGGCTGCGCGAACTGGGGGTCAAGCAGCAGCCGCGCGCGTTGCTGTCGCGCCTGCCCGGCGTGCAGCTGACCGAGATGAAGGACTGCGAGGCCTGCTGTGGTTTCGGCGGCACCTTCTCGGTCAAGTACGGCAATATCTCCACGGCCATCGTCGACGAGAAATGCGCCAATATCCAGGCCACCGGTGCCGATGCCGTGGTGTTGGGCGACCTGGGCTGCATGCTCAATATCGAAGGCCGCCTGCGCCGCACCGGCGACAGCCGCACCCGCGTGCTGCATATCGCGCAGGTGCTGGCGGGCGACGCCTGA
- a CDS encoding LutB/LldF family L-lactate oxidation iron-sulfur protein: MQVHSMEFKARAGQKLADQRLQQNLKKLSTKFVTARADAIRDIDFDATREALKERRNRALENLDVWLATFEENATRRGATVLFAETTADAARLVAEIAQKHGVKKVIKSKSMVTEEMRLNQVLGEMGVQSIETDLGEYILQINDSEPPSHIIAPVVHKDKDEIADLFARVHHKPRLTEIPEMTREAREVLRPEFLSADMGVTGGNFIIAETGSVAVVTNEGNEGMCTVMPRVHVAVTGIEKVLPTLEDLATVMRLLPRSATGQAISNYFSLLTGPRAEGERDGPEHMYFVLVDGGRSGLIGGDFQEMLRCIRCGACMNHCPVYQKIGGHAYGWVYPGPMGSVLTPSYVGLAKTVDLPQAATMCGECNRVCPASIPLSDLLRKLREKQMERGLRPWQERFALKAWGYVAKRPELYALSARIGAWLLGRMGGSNGLIARLPLAGKGWTETRDMPAPSGRTFRELYKERRARS; this comes from the coding sequence ATGCAAGTCCACAGCATGGAATTCAAGGCGCGCGCCGGCCAGAAGCTGGCCGACCAGCGCCTGCAGCAGAACCTGAAGAAGCTCTCGACCAAATTCGTCACGGCGCGCGCCGATGCGATCCGCGATATCGATTTCGACGCCACCCGCGAGGCCCTGAAAGAGCGCCGCAACCGCGCGCTGGAAAACCTCGACGTCTGGCTCGCCACGTTTGAAGAGAACGCGACCCGGCGCGGCGCCACCGTGCTGTTCGCCGAAACCACCGCCGACGCCGCCCGGCTGGTCGCCGAAATTGCGCAGAAGCACGGCGTGAAGAAGGTCATCAAGAGCAAGTCGATGGTGACCGAGGAAATGCGCCTGAACCAGGTGCTGGGCGAGATGGGCGTGCAGAGCATCGAGACCGACCTGGGCGAGTACATCCTGCAGATCAACGACTCCGAGCCGCCGTCGCACATCATTGCGCCGGTGGTGCACAAGGACAAGGACGAGATCGCCGACCTGTTCGCGAGGGTCCACCACAAGCCGCGGCTGACCGAGATCCCGGAGATGACGCGCGAGGCGCGCGAAGTGCTGCGCCCGGAATTCCTCAGCGCCGACATGGGCGTCACCGGCGGCAACTTCATCATCGCCGAGACCGGCTCGGTGGCGGTGGTGACCAACGAGGGCAATGAAGGCATGTGCACGGTGATGCCGCGCGTGCATGTCGCGGTGACCGGCATCGAGAAGGTGCTGCCGACACTGGAAGACCTGGCCACGGTGATGCGCCTGCTGCCGCGCTCGGCCACCGGCCAGGCGATTTCCAACTACTTTTCGCTGCTGACCGGGCCGCGCGCCGAGGGCGAGCGCGATGGCCCCGAGCACATGTATTTCGTGCTGGTCGATGGCGGCCGCAGCGGACTGATCGGCGGCGACTTCCAGGAGATGCTGCGCTGCATCCGCTGCGGCGCCTGCATGAACCACTGCCCGGTCTACCAGAAGATCGGCGGCCATGCCTATGGCTGGGTCTATCCCGGCCCGATGGGCAGCGTGCTGACGCCCAGCTACGTTGGCCTGGCCAAGACCGTCGACCTGCCGCAGGCGGCCACCATGTGCGGCGAATGCAATCGCGTCTGCCCGGCGTCGATTCCATTGTCCGACCTGCTGCGCAAGCTGCGCGAAAAACAAATGGAACGCGGCCTGCGGCCATGGCAGGAGCGCTTTGCGCTCAAGGCCTGGGGCTACGTGGCGAAGCGGCCTGAACTCTATGCGCTGAGCGCCCGCATCGGTGCCTGGCTGCTGGGCCGCATGGGCGGCAGCAACGGACTGATCGCCCGCCTGCCGCTGGCGGGCAAGGGCTGGACCGAAACCCGCGACATGCCGGCGCCGTCGGGCCGCACGTTCCGCGAACTCTACAAGGAAAGGAGGGCGCGTTCATGA